The Dehalobacter sp. DCM sequence GCAGGGTAAATGTTTCAATAATTTGCGCTTCAATGGCCGGGGCTTTCACCGTCAGTACCGGCTCATTGGGGAATACAGGAGTTCCTTCAGGGACAGCATACACATCGCCGCTAAATCGAAAATCCGAGAGATAAGATAGAAATTCAGCATCAAATATCTTCTTGGAACGCAGGAAAGTAATATCCTCTTCCGTAAAATGCAAGTTCTCAAGGTAATTCATCAGCTGTTCAAGTCCTGCAGCAATGGCAAATCCGCCTTCATCCGGAACACTTCGGAATATGACATCGTAATAGACATTTTTCTTGTACAAACCATTTTTATAATACCCATTACTCATTGTAAACTCATAAAAATCACAAAGCATTGCCGCGTTTTTGGTCGACATATCGTTCTCCATTTTCATGTAATTCCTTCTGAAACCACGTAATATATTCAACGCATTATGTATTGTGCTCTATTTATTGGATAACCAGTTATTGGATAACCAGCAATGCGTTCATTATGTTTCTTTGTGTCCCGTGTGACGGTGCTTTTGTTGGATGACTCGCATCAGATACAGAGGCAATACCACTTGCCGCCGAATCCGAGATGGCTCAGATATGAGCCGGTACAGCCATTCGATGCCCCATCGCTGGAAGAACTGCGGGGCACGCTTGACTTCGCCTGCTAGGACGTCCAGCGAACCGCCGACACCCATTTTGACCGGGGCGAGATCGTTGTTTTCTTGATTCCAGTATTCCTGCTTCGGCGCGCCGAGTCCCGTTAAGAGGACATCCGGGGCAAAGTCTCGGATCTTGTCTAATAGCGCGGGTTCTTCTTCTCGGGTAAAGTAGCCGTGGTGACTGGCAAAGATAACACCCGGGAAGACCTTACTTTGTTCAGTTGCTGCCTTTTGCGCAACCCCGGGCTTTGATCCTAATAAGAATATCCGCCACCCATTTTTGCTTCCCTCTTCCAAGATTCGGATCGCAAGATCGATGCCGGTTACTCTTTGTTTTAATTCTTTTCCCAGAATCCGCGCGGCCCAAACGACCCCGACCCCATCAGGCACGATCACGTCGGCTGAATTAATCATATCCCGCAGCGGTTCATCTTTCTCAGCGTGATAGATCAATTCCGGATTGGCAGTGATCACCCGAAGACGTTTTCTGTTTTCTACAGCATGACGGATGATGTTCATACTGCCGGCTTCATCGATCTGATCGATCCGCACCCCCAGGATATCGATGGAGAAAATGTTTTCCGTGGCTGATTTCATTTAAAGCTGTCCAAAACCTTTCCTGTTCCTAAGGCGACACATGAGATCGGATTATCGGCCAGCATGACCGCCAGACCGGTTTCCCGGGCGATCCGAACATCCAGTGAGTGGACCATGGAACCACCGCCAGTCATGATAATACCTCTGTTCATGATATCGGCAGCCAGTTCGGGCGGCGTGCGCTCCAATACTTCCTTGACGCCGGCTACGATCACTTCCAAAGCTTCTTCCATGGCTTTATATGTCATCTTGGAATTGACGGTCACTGTTTTGGGCAGGCCTGTGATTAAATCCCGGCCGCGCACATCAATTTCATTATTTTCGCTGTTGCCTTCAGGAATAGCACAACCGACGCTGATCTTGATATCTTCGGCAGTTCGTTCTCCGATCATCAGATTATATTCTTTCCTAATATACCGGATGATAGACTCATCGAGACGATCGCCGCCCATTCGGATACTGGTCTTAGTAACAATCCCTCCCAAGCTGATCACGGCAATGTCGGTGGTGCCGCCTCCGATATCGATTACCAAGTTGCCCTCCGGTCCGAAGATGTCGAGTCCAGCACCGATAGCAGCTGCATACGGTTCCTCAACGACTTTGACATGGGTGGCTCCTGCTTTGGATGCAGCCTGTTTTACCGCTCTTTCTTCAACCTCGGTCACACCTGAAGGAATACAGACAACCACTCTGTTTTTGATAAACGGCCAGGTCTTTATGCCTGCTTTTTTTAGGAAGTATTTCAGCATGATCTCGGTCGTTTGATAATCGGCAATCACGCCATCCCGCATTGGCCGAATCGCCATGATATTGCCCGGTGTTCTCCCAATCATCAGTCTGGCATCTTCACCAACGGCAATTTTTTTACCGCTGCTCTTGTCAATCGCAACAACCGAAGGTTCATTCAAAACAATCCCTTTTCCCTTTACATAGACCAAAACACTTGCTGTCCCTAAATCGATCCCGTAGTCCGTCCCAAACATCCAATGCGACCCCTTTCAAAATCATATCATAGGCTTGTCCTCAAATAGAATAAAATACAATCTCCCTGACGGGAGATAATTTTCATAATTATTTGCATTATATTTTCGCTTCGTTTTTTCAATTTCCTCTTTATTTCTCTAATTTTTGGCTCAGTCTTCCTTTTTCTCTAAATATTCAGCTATTCTTCGTTTTGCATATATTTCTTCTTTGTTGCTTCGCCGCCCCGGATATGTCTTTCGGCTTTATTGCTCTCCAGGATATGCTTGACTTGAGAGGAAAGCCTACTGTTGATGAGCGGCAATCTTTCTGTGACGTCTTTATGCACCGTGGACTTACTCACCCCGAAGACTTGAGCAGTTTGCCTTACTGTACAACTGGATTCAATTATGTAGTTGCCTATATCTAAAGCTCTCCTCTTAATATGTTCCTGCATTTTCCCTCTCCCCTTTAAAACCGCAGTGTTTAGTTCATTTATATGCCGGTACAATTAAAAAAGACATCCTGCAAAGGATGTCCTCATTTGGTAATTACTGTACATTTTTATGCTTTGTGTAATATCTATCTGTTGACAAGATAAAATTTCTATGCTAATATCGGCTAAAGTTTAATAATCTACTTAAACCAGCGATGTGGAAATCAAACCGATGGCATGCGCCTTCAGAGAGCAGGGGGTGGTGGAAGCCCTGCGGAAATGCAACTCGGCAAATGGACCACGGAGGGCGAGGTGAAAGGGTTTTACCCGAGTATCTTAGACGAAGGCCGGCGTTAACGGCAGAAAATGTGTTGGCATTTTTGTAAGAGTGGATTTGTCCGTATTGGACTGGTCAATTAAGGTGGTACCGCAGATAACAGTGTCTGTCCTTATCTAAAATAAGGGCAGGCTTTTTTGTTTTCCTTGTATGGTATACAAACGGAATGTACCGCGGAGCCATGTATGGTAGGATCGATTGGCCAAAAAATACTTGAAGACATCCTTTATGCCAACAGTCCTATGAAGTCGTACGCACGGCGGCGAAACCAAAAAATACGAACGTGCAGAAAGGATGCTTATCATGGAAATGGAAAAACGAGTTGTTGTCACTGAAAATGAAAAGAGAAAAGGTCTTAACGCTTCAGACCTCATACTCATCGGCGTCTTGTTGGCTGCAGGTGCTGTATTGAAATTCTTCGTGGGTACCGTCATCAACTTTGGCATGAAGCCAAACTTTATTATCGCCATGTATTGTCTGATCATCCTCTTGATCAAACCCCGCTTGCGCGAGGCTGCCATCATCGGTCTCCTGGCTGGTGCTATCTGCCAATTTTTTCCTGGACAGCCCTACATCAATTTTGCCAGCGAATTACTTGGCGCTATAGCCATGGCATTGCTGACAATGATTCCCATGGCTATTGGTAAATTCTCATTAAAACCCATTGTCTGCACCTTTCTCTCCACGCTGGTCAGTGGCTTCACCTTCGTTGGCATTATGTATCTTATGTACTTTTCCGGTGCGGATATCAAACCAACTCCGCTTGCAGCCTTTCTTGTTATTATTTTAGGAACAGCCGCCATTAATGCCGTTATTGTTCAGGTTCTGTATCTTCCGCTAAAACTGGCATTGAAAAAAGGCTAGAAAGGGATGTTTCATTGTGATCACGATTAACGATCTGCATTTTAAATATAAGGGCAGCGACCGCTTTGCATTAAAAAACATTAATATAGATATTCACCCCGGTGACTTCATCGGTATCATCGGCAGCAGCGGCGCCGGCAAATCAACGCTGACTTACGCACTGAACGGGATCGTTCCCCATCACTACACCGGCGATTTCTATGGGTGTGTGAAAGTCAACGGTCTGGATTCGGTGGAAGTCCGTCCGGAACAGCTTTCTGCCTTTATCGGCAGTGTATTCCAGGATATTGATGGGCAAATGGTTGCTTCAATTGTTGAGGATGAACTGCTGTTTGGTCTTGAGAACTTCAGCGTAGCGCGAGAAGAAATTGAAACCCGAGTCAATGACGCACTCGATACGATCGGTATTGCTGATCTGCGTTACCGCAGCATCAGCACCCTTTCAGGCGGGCAGAAACAAAAGGTCGCAATTGCGGCCATCGTTGCGCTGCGTCCGGACGTGCTGCTGCTGGACGAACCAACCGGCGAACTGGATCCCCAAAGCAGTCTGCAAATTTTTCAAATGCTGCGGAAACTGAATCGAGACTATGGCATGACCGTGATCATCGTGGAACAAAAAATAATGCTGCTATGCGAATTTGTCAATCGTTTGGTTGTCATGCACAATGGGGAAATCCTTCATCAAGGACCCGTGCGGCAGGTACTCCGCAATAGCACGGACCTTGAGCACATTGGTATCAATGTCCCACGCATCGTTACCCTGGCCAATGAGCTAATAGGAAAAGGCCTCTATCACGGTGAGCTGCCCCTTAATCTTGACGATGCCGTGAGAATGGTGAATGAGGTGATTGGCGCATGATAACATTTGAAAATGTCTGCTTTAGTTATGGTAAAAGCCCTGTTATCTGCGACGTATCTTTTCAAATCAACAAGGGCGATTTTGTAGCCGTGATCGGCGAAAACGGTGCCGGTAAATCGACGCTGAGCAAGCTCTGCAACGGCCTTCTTAAACCAACATCCGGCCGCGTAACCGTAAACGGCAATGACACCCGCACAACACGCACCAGCAGCCTTGCCAAAATAATCGGGTTCTTATTCCAGAACCCTGACCGACAAATCTGTCAGAATACAATCAGCGGAGAAATCATGTTCGGGCTGGAATGTGTCCTTGATGACGTCGCTTTGCGCCATGAGCGCTGCGAAGATATGCTGCGGCAATTTGATTTTGACGGTATGGCTGATCCCTTTACTCTCAGCCGGGGCGACCGTCAGCGAGTCACGTTGGCATCACTGTTAGCCTGTCGGCCGGAAGTACTGATCCTCGATGAACCGACCACCGGTCTTGACTACCGCGAATGCACCCACATCATGGAACTGATCCGAGAACTGAATGAAGCAGGAACGACAATCATCATGGTTACCCATGATATGGAGCTCGTACAGGATTATGCACAACGCGTGCTGGTGATCAACTCCGGAAAACTCATAGGGGACGGTGCAGCCAAATCAATCATGACAAAATTAGATATGCTGGCGGCAGCCTCCGTTGCCCCTGCTCAGATTCCAGCACTTGCCCTCCGTTTGGGCAGTGATTTCCAGAATGTATTCACGGTGGAACAAATGACAGCCATCATTGAGAGGAAAGCAGGTGAAAAAGATGTCCGGATTCCTAGATTATGTACCGGGTGATTCCTTTCTGCATCGCCTCAATCCATTGACGAAGCTCATGCTTTCACTTGTTTTATGTGTTACTTGTTTTATCAGCGATCTGCATTTCTATGTGATCGGCGTCATTGCTCTGAATCTGCTGCTTGCTGCATCTGCCGGCGTTTTTGACCGATCATTTCGTATTCTTAAGGCATTGATAAAATTTTCTATCGTTTTATTTATCCTGCAGATTCTGTTTGTTCGGGATGGAAACGTCCTGTTCAGCTTACCGCTGAATATTGTGATCACGGACAAAGGTTTGTCATTTTCTATGCTCTTCGTTCTGCGTCTGTTAGCGGCAACACTGCCATTAGCACTGATGCTTTCTGTTACTCAGATGAACGACCTATCCAATGTACTGGTTGAGCAGCTGCGGATACCTTATAAATATGCATTTTCGTTGATGACTGCTATTCGGTTTATTCCTATTTTCACTAATGAAATGGCTGGAATCATGGAAGCACAAACTGCACGCGGCGTAGAATTTGATACACGAAATTTCTTCAAAAAGCTGCGTTTAATATTGCCGATCTGCGTTCCACTCTTGATATCTTCTGTCAAACGCATCGAAGGTGGTGCGATTTCCGTCGAACTACGTGGCTTTAATTGCCGTAAAAAGGGCAGCGGTTATAAGCGCTACAGCATCAAAGGGTGTGACCTGATTACGATGGGCACATCCGTGTTGCTCGTTGTTATGGCGGTTATTCTGTAGTTTACACGTAAACGAACTTCATGTCTTTTATTTGAATAGTGATAAGGCACTTCAAACAAATAATTGAAGTGCCTTTTGTTCATGGATAAATTTATGCTGCAAGGTAATGGTTGACAATCACTGTCAATGTATATAATCATCAGTACAGCTTTTTAAGCTTGGCCCCGACATAATAGTGACCGAGTATTTCTGTATAGGTATCACCATTTTGAGCAAGATCATTAGCACCATATTGAGACATACCGATGCCGTGCCCTTTACCGTATGCAATAAATTCAATTTGTGTTCCATTCGTCTTCCATTCGAAATCTGTCGACGTCAGTTGCAGTTTTGTCCGAATGTCGGTCCCTTTAAATATTTTGTTACGAACGACTAAGGTTTTGACCCTCCCTGCTGCTGTCCTGTTAAGAACTGAAATATCATCATCGCTGATACCTCCGGTCGTGCTGCTGAAACCCAAGAGCCGATAAAATTCGCTGCTTGTAAATTTTTGATGCTGAATGAAACGAAGCGGTCTAATCTCGCCCGAGGAGACATTCCTTAGATAGTCGCGATCCGAACTCCAGACATCACCCGATTTCTCTGTGTTTTTCCGTCCGCTGCTGCTATGGAAAAACGCATCGATGATCTCACCATCGTAACTAAGAACCAGCCCCTGGGTCGTTTTAACTGCTTTTAGTATCTTATTCCGATTATAGACATAGTTGATTATACCCCAATTCTTAATCATTTGTTCATTAGAAATCCAGGCTTGGGTCTTGACCGTGGTATCGACGTCATAGCTGCTTTCAGCTGTGCTTTGCATCTTTTTAACAACGTAAGTACGCGCTGCGACAGCCTGCGCTTTCAATGCTTCCCGCTCAAACGATGCCGGCATTTCCGCCGCAACGACCCCTACCAAATAGCTTTCAATCGCCATTTCCTTGACATGGCCGTCGGATAATTTGACTCGGACTGTCGTTCCGTTTTTAATCTCATCGGGATCAAAAAAATAACGGACAGCGACGGGTACGATCCCCAAAAAGAAGATAACGGCCATGATTACAGCCGTTATTTTATTTGTGCTTTGACCCATATTTCAGCCCCCTTATGCGGTACAAGCTTATAACAATGTATGCACCGAAGGCGAAGATATGCCTGCCAATCTATTCAATTGTTAATTACAACCAACGATGTATTCCGTATTTAATCTTCTCTGAAAATGTCAGCCCCGATTCCTCGCAGTTTTGCGTCGAGATTCTCGTAACCTCTTTCAATATGATGGATTTCTCTTACTTCAGATGTTCCATTAGCCGTAAGCGCCGCCAGGACAAGCCCTGCGCCTGCCCGTAAATCACTGGCATTAACCGTCGCGGGGTGTAGCTCTTCTACGCCATGAACGATGGCGCTTCTTCCTTCTATCCGGATATCGGCTCCCATCCTTTTGAGTTCATCAACATGCATGAAACGATTCTCAAATACGGTTTCCGTTACCATGGATGTTCCCTGTGCCCGAGTCAGCATCGCCAGCATAGGTGCCTGTAGATCCGTGGAAAAACCAGGATGAACTTGTGTTTTGATATCAACCGCGTGGTAATTGCCTTTGCCAATAACGCGTATACCATCGCCATCCTCACGGTAGACCACACCGGCTTCATCCAGTTTGGCCAGCAGTGATGCCAAATGAACTGGGATAACATTACGAATCAGGACTTCCCCCCCGCAGGCAGCTGCCATCAAGATATAGGTGCCGGCTTCAATTCGGTCGGGTATGATCGTATGAGAAGTACCATGAAACTCTTTGACCCCTTCGATATAGATGATATTTGTTCCAGCCCCACGTATTTTACCGCCCATTTCGTTAATGAAATTAGCCAAGTCAACGATTTCCGGCTCCTGAGCTGCATTCTCGAGGACAGTAGTCCCTTCAGCAGCTGCTGCCGCCATCATGATGTTTTCTGTGGCACCGACACTCGGAAAATCGAGATAGATCCTGGCTCCGTATAGTCTGGACGCGGTAATATCTAAAAAACCGTGATCCATTCGGACTTGGGCCCCTAATTGTTCCAATCCCTTAATATGCCAGTTTATTGGTCTGGAACCAATCGCGCAGCCACCAGGATGTGAGATGCGGACTCGGCCGACACGGGCAAGCAACGGCCCCATAATACAAATTGAAGCTCTCATTTTATTGATCAAATCATAGGGAGCCTCAATATTTTCCACATCCTTGATTTCAAGATACAATTTCTTATTTTTCCTTTTTACTTTGCCTCCAAGAGATTCTATGACCTGACCCATGACCTGAACATCCAGCAGGTCTGGTGCATCTTCCAGGACAACTTTATCTAAAGTCAGCAGGCTAGCTGCAATTATCGGCAAAACAGCGTTTTTGGCTCCACTGATATCTATTTTCCCTTCTAATTCTTTCCCGCCTGTTATGACAAATTTACTCAAATGTGTGTCACTCCTGACATTATACTTACTTTACAGTCGATATCTCTGCTGTATTCTATTGTAGGTATCGATGGTTAGCATAGTTGGTATATAGTTCTTTTCTCCTGCGCCTTTTTCCTTCTTTCAGGCGGAAACTTGCAGCATTTCCTCGTCACTGACAAAATACTCCTTTTTTTAAATCTCTTCAAAAAGTGCTGGCAGAGCAATGATTGTTTTGGCTTGATCGCAGGCACTCTTCGTGATCCCCTGGATTGCTATACGCGACTCACCTACTTGGAGGTTATAGGGGATTCGTTCAGAGTAGCCGGCATATGAAGACAGCACAGGCATCACGTTCATATCAATCATTTTAATATCGTAGTGGGCATAAAACTCCTGTATATTGATAACTTCCTCGATCCGTTCTTCGAGATAGACTTTGGTTTTGCTGTTATTAAGCATATCGCATAACGTGTTGTATCGCTTGTAATATTCTTTTTCTGCTTCCCTGGTTACAGTACGCTGCGTACTGTACTTGAGTGCCGTATTCCCTGAATAATCGCACAGTATCTCTTTGTGCCATGTCAGCCCGCTGGATTTTAGTATTTTTTCAATCGCTATCTGCCGGTCTAATTCCTCGGACCAGACAATGTATTTTAGCTGGGCCTCCTGGCAAAATGTCTGCCCAGAATCCAATAGCAGCGGTATTAAGCTTTCCTCTTGCTGATCATGCTGAATCGCTATACCACCCGCAGTTAAAAGAAAAGTCGGCTGCAAAAGCATCAATACAATCATAATCATCATAGCAGGTATAACGCGATAGTGACGAATGGAATGGCTTCTTATATCCATAACAGTATACTCCAGATGTTGAAAAAAATAAATATTAGAAATCCGTTTATTGATAGTTTGACCAATCTGGCATTTGACAAAACATCGTTTCGCAAAAGTAATTATTTTCCGTTTTACTAAATGAAGGCTGCTGTTCTTCTGAACTATGCCCATTACTTTTTTTATGATAAGATAGATAGTGTTATCAAATGCGATCCCGATGTGCACTCTTGAAATTATTTGAGTTTAAATGACTATTAGAGGTTTGATGACTGTTAAAGGAGGCAGAAAGAGTGGAAACGAGCAAGGTACTGGAACACACGCATGCTCACTCCCATCCGAATAAAAAAAATGTCATTAATAGATTGTCCCGTATGATCGGGCACCTGGAAGGCATTAAACGCATGGTTGATGATGAGGTCGACTGCAGTGAAATACTAATCCAGCTGTCTGCTGTCAGATCAGCGATCAACAGCACAGGAAAAGTGATATTAAGTGACCATATCAATCATTGCCTGATTCATGCGTATGAAGAAGACGATACCCAGGTGATCGAAAAACTGAATGATGCCATTGATAAATTCTTAAAGTAATTATAATGACAATGATACGACTCGAAAAATACATGCTTAACTATAACCCACGAACTTAAAATGTCATTATAAAAGAGGGCTTACGATTTAGATCGTTTTGCCCTCTTTGTGCTTACCTTTGGATTCAATTTGTCTATTATCGAATTCTTACAACTTATCCGTTGCTCTAAGCCGTGCGAGAGATCTTTTCAAAGCAACTTCTGCTCGGATCATGTCCGTCTCGCTCTGTTTTTCTCTGAGGCGTTTTTCGGCACGTTCTTTGGCAGCTTCTGCCCTGTCAACATCAATAGACTCCGCACGTTCAGCGGTATCAGCCAGAATCGTTACCTTATTTTGGGCAACTTCCATGAAACCGCCGCTGATTGCTATTTTTTCCACTTTGCCGTCTTGGGTATAGCGGACAACGCCGATCACCAGATTCGCAATGAGCGGAGCGTGATTGGCTAAGATACCCAGTTCCCCCTCTGCTCCAGGCGCCAGGACGAATTCTGCTTCCGTATTAAGAACTTCGCCGGCAGGTGCAACGACAACAAGGTTAAATGTTCCAGCCATATTATACAGCTCCCATTTGTTTCGCTTTTTCGACCGCCTCTTCTATGGTTCCGACATAACGGAATGCTTCTTCAGGCAACGTATCGTACTTACCTTCGCAAATTTCCTTAAAGCTCCGGATCGTTTCCTTAATCGGGACATACTTTCCTTTCATGCCGGTAAAGGCTTCGGCCACACTGAACGGTTGGGAAAGGAAAATCTGGATGCGGCGGGCCCGGTTTACAATAATCTTGTCATCTTCACCCAACTCATCCATGCCTAGAATGGCGATAATATCCAATAGTTCCTTATAGCGTGCAAGAATCTTCTGGACTTCACGGGCAACAGTATAATGCTCTTCCCCAACAATTTCAGGTGTAAGGATCTGAGAGCTGGAATCCAGCGGATCCACAGCCGGATAGATCCCCATTTCCGAAATAGACCGATTAAGAACCGTCTTTGCGTCTAAGTGGGCAAACGCGGTAGCCGGTGCGGGGTCCGTCAAGTCGTCCGCCGGCACATAAATCGCCTGAACGGAGGTAATAGAACCTTTCTTGGTGGATGTGATCCGTTCCTGCAGATTACCCATTTCCGTAGCCAAGGTTGGTTGATAACCTACCGCCGACGGCATCCGTCCGAGAAGTGCGGATACTTCCGATCCGGCCTGGGTAAAACGGAAAATGTTATCGATGAAGAGGAGCACGTCCTGTCCCTGTTCATCACGGAAAAATTCTGCCTGGGTAAGACCGGTCAGTCCTACTCTTAAACGGGCTCCGGGGGGTTCGTTCATCTGACCGAACACCATCGTCATCTTGTTAATAACACCGGAATCCTTCATCTCATTATAGAGATCGTTTCCTTCACGTGTGCGCTCGCCAACGCCGGCAAATACGGAAATACCGCCGTGCTGAGTAGCGATGTTGTTGATGAGTTCCTGGATTAAAACGGTCTTGCCGACACCGGCTCCGCCGAATAATCCAATTTTACCGCCTTTGGCATAAGGTGCCAGCAAGTCAATAACCTTAATCCCTGTTTCCAGCATGGTATCGGTGGTTTCCTGCTCGACAAACGGCGGGGCCTGACGATGGATCGGGAATTTCAGTTCGGTTTGAACTTGCGGCTGATTGTCGATTGGATCCCCCAGAACATTGAACATTCTGCCCAATGTCTCCGTACCCACGCTGACGGAGATCGGTGCTCCGGTATTAATGGCTTCGACCCCTCTGGTCAGTCCGTCTGTGGATGACATCGCGATACAACGCACGGTATCGTTGCCAAGATGTTGGGCAACTTCCAGCGTCAGCGTCATGTTCTTTTCTTCGTTCTTAATCACAATCGCACTATAGATTTCCGGCAGCGCATCGGGATCAAATTCGATGTCAACAACCGGACCCATGATTTGAATTACTTTACCTGTTTTCGACACTAGCTTTAAACCTCCTTTGATAAGGTACGAAAAGCAACTACTCCAGAGCCGCAGCTCCCCCTACGATTTCTGTGATTTCCTTAGTAATCGCTGCCTGACGCGCTCTGTTCATGGCTAACGTGAGTTTGCTGATCATTTCTTTCGCATTCTCCGTCGCAGAATCCATCGCGGTCATTTTTGCCCCCATTTCACTTGCCTTGCTTTCCAGGAGAGCAGTGAAGATCTGACTTTCGATATAGCTGGGGAGTAGCCGTTCCAACATTTGCTGGGGTTCAGGCTCGAAGAGATAACTGCCGTTTGCCTTTTCAGCGGATGGCTCGATGGGCAGTAATTTCGTAACGGTAGGTTCCTGAGTCAGAACCGATATGAATTTGGAATAAATGAGATAAACCTCATCCAATTCACCGTTGGTATATAATCCGATCACGTCCTTGGCTATATCTTTGGCTTGACTATAATTCGGACTATCACCCAAACCAATGAACTGAGAAATTATTTCCGCATGACGTCTTGTGAAAAAATCATAGCCCTTCCTGCCTACTGCTACCAAACCGACTGGAACGTCCGTCTGTTCTTCAAGCAATCCTTTGGTCGTACGATTTAAGTTAGCATTAAAGCCACCGCAAAGACCACGGTCCGAAGTTACCAGAATGTATCCGATTTTCTTCACCGGACGTTTTTCCAGAAGCGGATGTTTTGCGTCCGCTTGGTTCTGAACGAGACGGGACAGAACGCTTTGCAGCTGTTTCGCATAGGGGCGGGAAGCGATGACTTTTTCCTGAGACTTCCGTAATTTAGCCGCA is a genomic window containing:
- a CDS encoding tryptophan transporter yields the protein MEMEKRVVVTENEKRKGLNASDLILIGVLLAAGAVLKFFVGTVINFGMKPNFIIAMYCLIILLIKPRLREAAIIGLLAGAICQFFPGQPYINFASELLGAIAMALLTMIPMAIGKFSLKPIVCTFLSTLVSGFTFVGIMYLMYFSGADIKPTPLAAFLVIILGTAAINAVIVQVLYLPLKLALKKG
- the spoIID gene encoding stage II sporulation protein D; translated protein: MGQSTNKITAVIMAVIFFLGIVPVAVRYFFDPDEIKNGTTVRVKLSDGHVKEMAIESYLVGVVAAEMPASFEREALKAQAVAARTYVVKKMQSTAESSYDVDTTVKTQAWISNEQMIKNWGIINYVYNRNKILKAVKTTQGLVLSYDGEIIDAFFHSSSGRKNTEKSGDVWSSDRDYLRNVSSGEIRPLRFIQHQKFTSSEFYRLLGFSSTTGGISDDDISVLNRTAAGRVKTLVVRNKIFKGTDIRTKLQLTSTDFEWKTNGTQIEFIAYGKGHGIGMSQYGANDLAQNGDTYTEILGHYYVGAKLKKLY
- the mreB gene encoding rod shape-determining protein MreB, whose protein sequence is MFGTDYGIDLGTASVLVYVKGKGIVLNEPSVVAIDKSSGKKIAVGEDARLMIGRTPGNIMAIRPMRDGVIADYQTTEIMLKYFLKKAGIKTWPFIKNRVVVCIPSGVTEVEERAVKQAASKAGATHVKVVEEPYAAAIGAGLDIFGPEGNLVIDIGGGTTDIAVISLGGIVTKTSIRMGGDRLDESIIRYIRKEYNLMIGERTAEDIKISVGCAIPEGNSENNEIDVRGRDLITGLPKTVTVNSKMTYKAMEEALEVIVAGVKEVLERTPPELAADIMNRGIIMTGGGSMVHSLDVRIARETGLAVMLADNPISCVALGTGKVLDSFK
- a CDS encoding energy-coupling factor ABC transporter ATP-binding protein; the encoded protein is MITINDLHFKYKGSDRFALKNINIDIHPGDFIGIIGSSGAGKSTLTYALNGIVPHHYTGDFYGCVKVNGLDSVEVRPEQLSAFIGSVFQDIDGQMVASIVEDELLFGLENFSVAREEIETRVNDALDTIGIADLRYRSISTLSGGQKQKVAIAAIVALRPDVLLLDEPTGELDPQSSLQIFQMLRKLNRDYGMTVIIVEQKIMLLCEFVNRLVVMHNGEILHQGPVRQVLRNSTDLEHIGINVPRIVTLANELIGKGLYHGELPLNLDDAVRMVNEVIGA
- the murA gene encoding UDP-N-acetylglucosamine 1-carboxyvinyltransferase, giving the protein MSKFVITGGKELEGKIDISGAKNAVLPIIAASLLTLDKVVLEDAPDLLDVQVMGQVIESLGGKVKRKNKKLYLEIKDVENIEAPYDLINKMRASICIMGPLLARVGRVRISHPGGCAIGSRPINWHIKGLEQLGAQVRMDHGFLDITASRLYGARIYLDFPSVGATENIMMAAAAAEGTTVLENAAQEPEIVDLANFINEMGGKIRGAGTNIIYIEGVKEFHGTSHTIIPDRIEAGTYILMAAACGGEVLIRNVIPVHLASLLAKLDEAGVVYREDGDGIRVIGKGNYHAVDIKTQVHPGFSTDLQAPMLAMLTRAQGTSMVTETVFENRFMHVDELKRMGADIRIEGRSAIVHGVEELHPATVNASDLRAGAGLVLAALTANGTSEVREIHHIERGYENLDAKLRGIGADIFRED
- a CDS encoding WecB/TagA/CpsF family glycosyltransferase, which gives rise to MKSATENIFSIDILGVRIDQIDEAGSMNIIRHAVENRKRLRVITANPELIYHAEKDEPLRDMINSADVIVPDGVGVVWAARILGKELKQRVTGIDLAIRILEEGSKNGWRIFLLGSKPGVAQKAATEQSKVFPGVIFASHHGYFTREEEPALLDKIRDFAPDVLLTGLGAPKQEYWNQENNDLAPVKMGVGGSLDVLAGEVKRAPQFFQRWGIEWLYRLISEPSRIRRQVVLPLYLMRVIQQKHRHTGHKET
- a CDS encoding energy-coupling factor transporter transmembrane component T family protein; translation: MSGFLDYVPGDSFLHRLNPLTKLMLSLVLCVTCFISDLHFYVIGVIALNLLLAASAGVFDRSFRILKALIKFSIVLFILQILFVRDGNVLFSLPLNIVITDKGLSFSMLFVLRLLAATLPLALMLSVTQMNDLSNVLVEQLRIPYKYAFSLMTAIRFIPIFTNEMAGIMEAQTARGVEFDTRNFFKKLRLILPICVPLLISSVKRIEGGAISVELRGFNCRKKGSGYKRYSIKGCDLITMGTSVLLVVMAVIL
- the spoIIID gene encoding sporulation transcriptional regulator SpoIIID, with protein sequence MQEHIKRRALDIGNYIIESSCTVRQTAQVFGVSKSTVHKDVTERLPLINSRLSSQVKHILESNKAERHIRGGEATKKKYMQNEE
- a CDS encoding energy-coupling factor ABC transporter ATP-binding protein encodes the protein MITFENVCFSYGKSPVICDVSFQINKGDFVAVIGENGAGKSTLSKLCNGLLKPTSGRVTVNGNDTRTTRTSSLAKIIGFLFQNPDRQICQNTISGEIMFGLECVLDDVALRHERCEDMLRQFDFDGMADPFTLSRGDRQRVTLASLLACRPEVLILDEPTTGLDYRECTHIMELIRELNEAGTTIIMVTHDMELVQDYAQRVLVINSGKLIGDGAAKSIMTKLDMLAAASVAPAQIPALALRLGSDFQNVFTVEQMTAIIERKAGEKDVRIPRLCTG